One genomic segment of Micromonospora sp. WMMC415 includes these proteins:
- a CDS encoding ABC transporter ATP-binding protein, producing MSVPEQVVRVAQDQEPLLRVRGLTKHFPVRTGLRAAGLVRAVDGVDFEVRAGETLGLVGESGCGKTTTGRMLVRLLEPTAGSIEFAGRDITHLGRRGLRPLRQQLQIIFQDPYASLNPRHTVGRIVAMPLQVNRITPPGGTRARVRELLELVGLNPEHYNRYPHEFSGGQRQRIGIARALALQPRLIVADEPVSALDVSIQAQVVNLLRDLQRDLGLAFVFIAHDLAVVRHFCHRVAVMYLGRVVEIGDRTDIYERPQHPYTRALLSAIPDVTRLGPAGRIRLSGDVPTPLDPPSGCRFRTRCWKARDICATQEPDLTPRDGGRQATACHFPETGPLTAPGEPAPVAGTAAPAGASPATEPAG from the coding sequence ATGAGCGTGCCGGAGCAGGTCGTGCGGGTGGCGCAGGACCAGGAGCCGTTGTTGCGGGTGCGGGGGTTGACCAAGCATTTCCCGGTGCGGACGGGGTTGCGGGCGGCGGGGTTGGTGCGCGCGGTCGACGGGGTGGACTTCGAGGTGCGGGCTGGGGAGACGCTGGGTCTGGTGGGGGAGTCCGGGTGTGGGAAGACGACGACGGGTCGGATGTTGGTGCGGTTGTTGGAGCCGACCGCCGGGTCGATCGAGTTCGCGGGGCGGGACATCACGCATCTGGGTCGGCGTGGGTTGCGGCCGTTGCGGCAGCAGCTGCAGATCATCTTCCAGGACCCGTACGCGTCGTTGAACCCGCGGCACACGGTGGGGCGGATCGTGGCGATGCCGTTGCAGGTCAACCGGATCACCCCGCCCGGCGGGACCAGGGCCCGGGTGCGGGAGCTGCTGGAACTGGTGGGGTTGAACCCGGAGCACTACAACCGGTATCCGCACGAGTTCTCCGGCGGGCAGCGGCAGCGCATCGGTATCGCCCGCGCGCTGGCGTTGCAGCCGAGGCTGATCGTGGCTGACGAGCCGGTGTCGGCGTTGGACGTCTCGATCCAGGCGCAGGTGGTCAACCTGCTGCGTGACCTGCAACGTGACCTGGGGCTGGCGTTCGTGTTCATCGCCCACGACCTGGCCGTGGTGCGGCACTTCTGCCACCGGGTCGCGGTGATGTACCTGGGTCGGGTGGTGGAGATCGGCGACCGCACCGACATCTACGAACGCCCCCAGCACCCCTACACGCGGGCCCTGCTGTCGGCGATCCCGGACGTGACCCGCCTCGGCCCGGCCGGACGCATCCGCCTGTCCGGCGACGTGCCCACACCCCTGGACCCGCCGTCGGGCTGCCGCTTCCGCACCCGCTGCTGGAAAGCCCGCGACATCTGCGCCACCCAGGAACCCGACCTCACCCCCCGCGACGGCGGCCGGCAGGCCACCGCCTGCCACTTCCCCGAAACCGGACCCCTCACCGCTCCGGGCGAGCCCGCGCCGGTCGCCGGAACGGCGGCCCCGGCCGGTGCGAGTCCCGCGACCGAGCCGGCGGGGTAA
- a CDS encoding preprotein translocase YidC has protein sequence MGYRVRQGEQPVDPEHAEDEAGQARLVQVDADTDVPPPDGTTTKPDIVTEDDGSGVAGGSSGSSSGGSGMPGHPDAAR, from the coding sequence GTGGGATACCGAGTGCGGCAGGGTGAGCAGCCGGTCGATCCGGAGCACGCCGAGGACGAGGCCGGTCAGGCCCGGCTGGTCCAGGTCGACGCGGACACCGACGTGCCGCCGCCGGACGGGACGACGACGAAACCGGACATCGTGACCGAGGACGACGGGTCCGGCGTGGCCGGGGGGTCCTCGGGCAGCAGCAGCGGCGGGTCCGGCATGCCGGGCCACCCGGACGCCGCCCGCTGA
- a CDS encoding pentapeptide repeat-containing protein produces the protein MSETGPERLRADCSRCVGLCCVAPAFAASADFAIDKPAGRPCPHLGSDSRCGIHAHLRDRGFPGCTVFDCFGAGQRVTRVTFGGRDWRDDAATARAMFDTFAAVRPLHELLWYLTEALALDPPPDLRAALADALAETDRLAGGDPDTLRTLDVDAHRGRVNPLLSRAGDHARARGGRPGPDRRGAALFGADLRTVNLRRANLRGALLIGADLRGVHLGGADLTGADLRGANLRGADLSASLFVHQSQLDAARGDRHTVLPPGRTRPAHWTALPLTPVPRRRPTAARRRPR, from the coding sequence GTGTCGGAAACCGGCCCGGAGAGGCTGCGCGCCGACTGTTCCCGGTGCGTCGGGCTCTGCTGCGTGGCCCCGGCGTTCGCGGCCTCGGCGGACTTCGCGATCGACAAGCCGGCCGGCCGGCCCTGCCCGCACCTGGGGTCGGACTCCCGCTGCGGCATCCACGCGCACCTGCGCGACCGCGGCTTCCCGGGCTGCACCGTCTTCGACTGCTTCGGCGCCGGCCAGCGGGTGACCCGGGTGACGTTCGGCGGACGGGACTGGCGGGACGACGCCGCGACCGCACGGGCGATGTTCGACACCTTCGCCGCCGTACGACCGCTGCACGAGCTGCTCTGGTACCTGACCGAGGCGCTGGCGCTGGACCCGCCACCGGACCTGCGCGCGGCGCTGGCGGACGCGCTCGCCGAGACCGACCGGCTGGCCGGCGGCGACCCGGACACGCTGCGGACGCTGGACGTCGACGCGCACCGGGGACGGGTCAACCCATTGCTGTCCCGCGCCGGGGACCACGCGCGCGCCCGGGGCGGCCGACCCGGCCCGGACCGGCGCGGGGCCGCCCTGTTCGGCGCGGACCTGCGGACCGTGAACCTGCGGCGGGCGAACCTGCGCGGGGCGCTGCTGATCGGTGCCGACCTGCGGGGTGTGCACCTGGGCGGCGCCGACCTGACCGGCGCGGACCTGCGCGGAGCCAACCTGCGCGGGGCCGACCTGTCCGCGAGCCTGTTCGTGCACCAGTCCCAGCTCGACGCGGCACGTGGTGACCGGCACACCGTCCTGCCACCGGGGCGTACCCGCCCCGCGCACTGGACGGCGCTGCCGCTGACCCCGGTCCCCCGCCGCCGGCCGACCGCGGCGCGGCGCCGCCCTCGCTGA
- a CDS encoding SSI family serine proteinase inhibitor: protein MPLAQRIAALSAAAVLGTTALTVAATPAHAAPTGQTTSVLLLSVVPHTTGAPRAAALRCEPTGGTHPYATSACQDVAAVDGDLAALSVNTGLCTLEYAPVTVRAVGFWRNRPVSYAETFGNRCELLRETGSLFAF from the coding sequence ATGCCCCTCGCCCAGCGGATCGCCGCGCTCTCCGCAGCGGCCGTCCTCGGCACGACCGCGCTCACCGTCGCGGCCACCCCCGCCCACGCCGCCCCCACCGGGCAGACCACCTCCGTGCTGCTGCTGAGCGTCGTCCCGCACACCACCGGCGCGCCCCGGGCCGCCGCGCTGCGGTGCGAGCCGACCGGCGGCACCCACCCGTACGCCACGTCCGCCTGCCAGGACGTCGCCGCGGTCGACGGCGACCTGGCCGCGCTGAGCGTCAACACCGGCCTCTGCACCCTGGAGTACGCCCCGGTGACCGTCCGGGCGGTCGGGTTCTGGCGGAACCGTCCGGTGTCGTACGCCGAGACCTTCGGCAACCGCTGCGAACTGCTGCGCGAGACCGGTTCCCTCTTCGCCTTCTGA